In one window of Erwinia tasmaniensis Et1/99 DNA:
- a CDS encoding Ig-like domain-containing protein, whose protein sequence is MKTIESINAVLNKKNATNGWDVLVAYDSTRVNKILSRQYQKKMADGYYYPPFSHTNTVYGLQFKNIIVGAPKISFENANLDDSAALVRLEFISGDVIRIDADGQVLQWDRISPGNNYAMEIRVELKYGNGSVSEDDEIAIHFDQGTLLDIRGLNKLPNEILAVFRNYLRENAMKYSLGRLKQDETSHQLYPREFIVRTQRHPDASSRAAPYNTDGAVLLFISTNHEGKGSYPTNDQPWVIPHDKSAAMLISDRVLFGPLLAWQFVGQVKDLAWSTPYSPEGRRMLQFTQGYVPTTDVIKGSYRGPGFHGMMWSSDASQNERPARLSMADFQLGKGPDNKTIIGRFSQQTFTDIFTDSLAAEVKPITTVENVPFKRSGTYNARLSLDKDSNIVFNGSANFNLESTHSTWSLVTNSAKEKFIRQATDNLNKGGIFQLGDIKTFYLRNVLFPDRDVLSFSDVALPGDLVMYGEVTESMTSINVTAEKERIAAGQTLRFSASLPDGSVPGGLEWTVNGVGSIDDNGLYRAPALGKIAQAQNIIVTVKNAEGLTGSALITVLSSSLELLTAFITLPETHAPQPFQLHSTVTGTTGAIAWRLESNLEYPGTIDSTGLYTPPPEGRYAEGFNVVMAIATLPSGEEQKAIICLKEKSTQRAFRAEPAFHPRIPANGVAGFSTRSRDFNANLWELFPQVGSLSEPMSIKDGDVTVWSSNFHAPGDCAQARVVLVNMTEKDKPWHGGYGLVELMP, encoded by the coding sequence ATGAAAACCATTGAAAGCATTAATGCCGTGCTTAATAAAAAAAATGCCACCAACGGCTGGGATGTTCTGGTTGCCTATGATAGCACCAGAGTTAATAAGATACTTTCTCGACAGTATCAAAAAAAAATGGCAGATGGATATTATTATCCTCCATTCAGCCATACTAATACCGTATATGGCTTGCAGTTTAAAAACATCATCGTAGGTGCCCCAAAGATCTCTTTTGAAAATGCAAACCTTGATGACTCAGCCGCGCTGGTCAGGCTGGAATTTATTTCCGGGGATGTTATTCGTATTGACGCCGATGGTCAGGTCCTTCAGTGGGACCGTATTTCTCCGGGCAACAACTACGCGATGGAGATCCGCGTAGAGCTAAAATATGGCAACGGCTCTGTCAGTGAGGATGATGAAATAGCCATTCACTTCGATCAGGGCACCCTGCTGGATATAAGGGGGCTGAATAAACTGCCGAATGAAATCCTCGCGGTATTCCGTAATTATCTGCGGGAGAATGCCATGAAGTACAGCCTGGGCAGACTGAAACAGGATGAGACGAGTCATCAGCTCTACCCGCGTGAGTTTATTGTGCGTACCCAGCGTCACCCGGATGCCAGCAGCAGAGCTGCACCCTATAACACCGATGGGGCCGTACTCCTTTTTATCTCTACCAACCATGAGGGTAAGGGAAGCTATCCAACCAATGATCAGCCCTGGGTTATTCCGCACGACAAATCGGCAGCGATGTTGATTTCAGATAGAGTACTGTTCGGCCCGTTGCTGGCCTGGCAATTTGTCGGTCAGGTAAAGGATCTGGCCTGGTCAACCCCCTATAGCCCGGAAGGCCGTCGGATGCTGCAGTTCACCCAGGGATATGTACCGACTACCGATGTGATAAAGGGTTCATACAGAGGCCCGGGCTTTCACGGAATGATGTGGAGCTCTGACGCAAGCCAAAACGAAAGGCCCGCCCGCCTGTCGATGGCTGACTTTCAGTTGGGGAAAGGCCCGGATAATAAAACGATTATCGGCCGCTTCAGTCAACAGACATTTACCGACATCTTTACCGACTCGTTAGCGGCGGAAGTCAAGCCCATCACGACGGTAGAAAATGTGCCGTTTAAACGATCGGGTACATATAACGCCAGGCTGTCACTGGATAAAGACAGCAACATTGTGTTCAACGGCAGCGCCAATTTTAATCTGGAATCTACACATTCCACCTGGAGCCTTGTGACCAACAGCGCGAAAGAGAAATTTATCCGCCAGGCAACGGATAACCTGAATAAAGGTGGCATTTTCCAGCTGGGGGATATTAAAACCTTTTATCTCAGAAACGTGCTGTTCCCCGATCGGGACGTCCTAAGCTTCAGCGATGTGGCGCTACCGGGTGACCTGGTGATGTACGGTGAGGTGACAGAATCGATGACGTCGATAAACGTCACGGCGGAAAAAGAGCGAATTGCCGCCGGACAAACGCTGCGCTTCAGCGCAAGCCTGCCGGACGGTTCAGTGCCAGGCGGCCTGGAATGGACAGTAAACGGCGTAGGAAGCATCGACGATAACGGCCTTTACCGTGCCCCGGCGTTGGGTAAAATAGCCCAGGCGCAAAATATCATCGTTACGGTAAAAAACGCAGAGGGTCTCACCGGGTCGGCGCTGATTACCGTCCTCTCCTCTTCACTGGAGCTTCTCACCGCCTTTATCACCCTCCCAGAGACGCATGCTCCGCAACCTTTCCAACTTCATTCGACGGTAACGGGCACGACCGGGGCGATCGCCTGGCGACTTGAGTCAAATCTGGAGTACCCCGGAACGATAGACAGTACCGGCCTGTACACCCCGCCCCCAGAAGGCCGGTATGCCGAGGGATTTAATGTGGTCATGGCCATCGCCACTCTGCCCTCAGGAGAGGAGCAAAAAGCGATCATTTGCCTGAAGGAGAAAAGTACTCAAAGGGCATTCAGGGCGGAACCGGCATTCCACCCGCGCATCCCGGCAAATGGCGTGGCGGGGTTCAGTACCCGCAGTCGGGATTTTAATGCCAACCTGTGGGAATTGTTTCCACAGGTTGGCTCATTATCAGAACCCATGAGCATCAAGGATGGAGATGTGACGGTATGGTCTTCGAACTTCCATGCGCCTGGCGACTGTGCTCAGGCGCGCGTGGTATTGGTAAACATGACTGAAAAGGATAAACCCTGGCACGGCGGGTATGGGCTGGTTGAGCTAATGCCATAA